A genomic segment from Phoenix dactylifera cultivar Barhee BC4 unplaced genomic scaffold, palm_55x_up_171113_PBpolish2nd_filt_p 001681F, whole genome shotgun sequence encodes:
- the LOC120108963 gene encoding probable leucine-rich repeat receptor-like protein kinase At5g63930, which yields MSSLHHSLLLNIIITLFASMSPSLSSSPPPLPPPSSNVSASSLLSFLHSLPKSSQPLLPWNQSLPTCRWAGVSCASRSPGAISSLNISGLALAGPLAASAPHLCRLPSLLSLDLSLNRFSGPIPPQLGACSRLRILLLDGNLLSGSIPPELFRSKSLVKLNLGDNALSGSIPPEVRSSTKLEYLGLYQNSLNGEIPEQLFLLPNLKYLYLNTNNLSGRLLGFPADCSISELYVHENMLSGELPHSLINCRNLTSFSASYNGFGGILPDVFSGLRRLEALYLDDNNFVGELPRSIESLENLQVLDLSGNGFNGTIPEGIGRCRSLITLSLWGNRLTGPIPPSIGDLRNLEYLYLGQNLLVGSLPPELGKCSSLVELGLQENLIGGSIPPEICDLKNLESLYIFKNQLEGTIPRDVGKMSSLVSLQLYNNSLSGEIPAEITFLRQLSSLALAFNNLTGEVPPALGKSTVGGLVMLDLTGNDFYGPIPTDLCSGGNLTVLVIGRNRFNGSFPVEIAGCASLRRLILSHNCLQGNIPGNLSLKLGTSYLDLSSNLFDGSIPPLLGSWHNLSMLDISNNSFSGPLPPELGNLRNLQTLRISSNRLTGSIPSELGNCTKLLLLDLSENQLSGSIPVEIATSEKLQSLILSGNKLEGRIPDSFTSLQGLLELQLGNNMLDGTIPYSLGNLRYIYLALNLSNNRLTGQIPASLGNLDKLLMLDLSNNSLSGQIPSQLNNMNSLSFVNISCNQLSGNLPTSWVKLLASSPDSFSGIPDLCLLGKDGSYCQKEIKQHGHRTRWVLLAAVVSGVVLLVAGLCAINYLAVRAHRLSAPHVLIHSVDLTEDLPGDLTYEDILRATEELSEKYVVGRGRHGIVYRTMFGIGKCWAVKKLDLSESSFSLEMKILSLVKHRNIVRMAGYCIRDGFGFIIYEYMSGGTLFEVLHQRTPQVALDWKTRHHIALGIAQALSYLHHDCVPQIIHRDVKSNNILMDSELEAKIGDFGMAKMIKNSDVSSTISSIIGTLGYIAPENGYSTRLTEKSDVYSYGVVLLELLCRKLPVDPSFEDGVDIVQWIKSNLQKFDECSPLDCLDEEIWYWVEDEKAKALKLMDLAVSCTQWACEARPSMREVVGILLKLEG from the exons ATGTCTAGTCTCCACCATTCCCTTCtcctcaacatcatcatcactcTCTTTGCTTCCATGTCACCATCTCTATCATCTTCACCACCCCCATTGCCTCCTCCATCCTCAAATGTATCTGcttcttctctcctctccttcctccacaGCCTACCAAAATCCTCTCAGCCGCTTCTCCCCTGGAACCAATCCCTCCCCACCTGCCGCTGGGCCGGCGTTTCATGCGCCTCTCGCTCCCCCGGCGCCATCTCATCCCTTAACATCTCCGGCCTCGCCCTCGCCGGCCCCCTCGCCGCCTCTGCCCCCCACCTCTGCCGcctcccctccctcctctccctcgacctcagCCTCAACCGCTTCTCCGGCCCCATCCCCCCCCAGCTCGGCGCCTGCTCCCGCCTCCGCATTCTCCTTCTCGACGGCAATCTCCTCTCCGGCTCCATCCCGCCGGAACTCTTCCGCTCCAAATCGCTCGTAAAGCTCAACCTCGGCGACAATGCTCTCTCCGGCTCGATCCCTCCCGAGGTAAGATCCTCCACTAAGCTGGAATACCTCGGTCTGTATCAGAATTCATTGAATGGAGAGATCCCGGAGCAGCTCTTCCTCCTCCCCAATCTCAAATACTTGTACCTCAACACCAACAATCTTTCTGGGAGATTGCTCGGCTTCCCCGCCGATTGCTCGATCTCCGAACTGTATGTTCACGAGAACATGCTCTCCGGCGAGCTCCCTCATAGCCTGATCAATTGCCGGAACCTTACATCATTCTCTGCATCCTATAATGGTTTTGGAGGAATTCTGCCGGATGTGTTCTCCGGCCTTCGCCGGCTGGAGGCACTCTATCTGGATGATAATAACTTCGTGGGAGAGTTGCCGAGGAGCATAGAAAGCCTTGAGAACCTGCAAGTGCTTGATCTTTCAGGGAATGGTTTCAATGGCACCATCCCTGAAGGAATTGGCCGATGCCGATCATTGATCACTCTCTCCTTGTGGGGGAATCGGCTCACAGGTCCAATCCCACCCTCGATAGGAGACCTCAGGAATCTGGAGTATCTTTATCTTGGGCAGAACCTTCTTGTGGGGTCTCTGCCGCCCGAGCTCGGGAAATGCAGCTCCTTGGTGGAGCTTGGGCTTCAGGAAAATCTTATTGGAGGATCGATTCCCCCGGAGATTTGTGATCTCAAGAACCTTGAGAGCCTCTACATCTTTAAGAACCAATTAGAAGGAACTATTCCTCGAGATGTTGGGAAAATGAGCAGTCTTGTGAGCTTGCAGTTGTATAACAACAGTTTGAGTGGAGAGATCCCTGCAGAGATTACCTTTCTGAGGCAGCTGAGTTCTCTGGCTTTGGCTTTCAACAATCTAACTGGGGAGGTGCCTCCAGCTCTCGGGAAGAGCACGGTCGGGGGTTTGGTCATGCTGGATTTGACAGGCAATGATTTTTATGGGCCGATCCCGACCGATCTCTGCTCAGGTGGTAACCTTACTGTTTTGGTCATCGGACGCAACCGCTTCAATGGTAGCTTCCCTGTTGAGATTGCTGGCTGTGCATCCCTTAGGAGACTGATACTAAGCCACAATTGTCTACAAGGAAATATACCAGGAAACTTGAGTTTGAAATTGGGAACATCATACTTGGACCTCAGCAGTAACTTGTTTGATGGAAGCATACCACCCCTTCTTGGTTCCTGGCACAACCTCTCAATGCTTGACATTTCAAACAATTCTTTTTCTGGGCCTTTACCTCCCGAGCTTGGTAACCTTAGGAATCTTCAAACTTTACGCATCTCCTCGAACAGGTTAACGGGATCAATTCCCTCTGAATTAGGTAATTGCACAAAGCTTCTTCTCTTAGACCTcagtgaaaatcaactttcaggAAGTATTCCTGTGGAGATTGCTACATCAGAGAAGCTGCAAAGTCTGATCCTCTCAGGGAACAAGCTTGAGGGAAGGATTCCAGACTCCTTTACATCCCTCCAGGGCCTACTAGAATTGCAGCTTGGAAACAACATGCTGGATGGGACTATCCCTTACAGTCTAGGTAATCTTCGATACATATATCTAGCACTGAACCTTAGCAACAACAGATTGACTGGCCAGATTCCTGCTAGCCTTGGTAACCTTGATAAGCTGCTGATGCTTGATTTATCGAACAATTCTCTGTCTGGTCAGATTCCTTCACAACTAAACAATATGAACTCCCTTTCATTTGTAAATATATCTTGTAACCAACTATCTGGGAATCTGCCAACCAGTTGGGTTAAGCTCTTAGCTTCATCACCAGACTCTTTCTCGGGAATCCCTGACTTATGTCTACTAGGCAAAGATGGGAGTTATTGCCAGAAAGAAATAAAACAGCATGGCCACAGAACTAGATGGGTTTTACTAGCTGCAGTGGTGTCCGGCGTAGTCCTCCTAGTAGCTGGATTATGTGCTATCAACTATTTAGCTGTGAGAGCTCATCGCCTGTCAGCTCCTCATGTTTTGATACATAGTGTTGACTTGACTGAAGATTTGCCAGGAGATTTGACATATGAAGATATATTGCGAGCTACTGAAGAGTTGAGTGAAAAGTATGTGGTTGGGAGGGGCAGGCATGGGATTGTTTATCGCACCATGTTTGGAATCGGCAAATGTTGGGCTGTGAAGAAGCTTGATCTATCCGAATCCAGCTTTTCCCTTGAAATGAAGATTCTGAGTTTGGTAAAGCACCGAAACATAGTCCGAATGGCTGGATATTGCATCAGAGATGGCTTTGGTTTCATAATTTATGAGTACATGTCTGGTGGGACACTTTTCGAAGTCCTGCATCAGAGAACGCCTCAAGTGGCCTTGGACTGGAAAACCCGTCATCATATTGCTCTCGGGATAGCCCAAGCCCTGTCCTATCTTCATCATGACTGTGTGCCACAGATTATTCATAGGGATGTGAAATCAAACAACATATTAATGGACTCTGAACTAGAAGCCAAGATCGGAGACTTTGGAATGGCTAAAATGATCAAGAATTCAGATGTTAGTTCAACAATATCTTCAATCATAGGAACTCTTGGCTACATTGCCCCTG AAAATGGCTATTCAACCAGACTGACTGAGAAAAGTGACGTTTACAGCTATGGAGTCGTTCTGTTAGAGCTTCTTTGTAGAAAATTACCAGTAGATCCCAGCTTTGAAGATGGAGTTGACATTGTTCAATGGATAAAATCAAATTTGCAGAAGTTTGATGAGTGTAGTCCTCTTGATTGCCTTGACGAAGAAATCTGGTACTGGGTGGAAGATGAGAAGGCAAAAGCACTGAAGCTAATGGATCTAGCAGTATCGTGTACTCAGTGGGCATGCGAAGCAAGGCCCTCCATGAGAGAAGTAGTAGGGATCTTGCTCAAGTTGGAAGGATAG